TAGCTGCTCGACCAATCGCAACCAACATTACTGGAATCTCATCGGGGAGAAGGCTGAATTCACTCGCGACGGCCACAGGATCGAAGCCGATCATCGGGGAAGAGCCGAACCCATGCACTTCGGCGGCATATAGAAGTGACGCAGCTCCAAATGTAGCGCTTCGTATCGCTTCATCCCGCTGCATTTGCGGCTTATCGTCGTACAGACCTTTAGCC
This Terriglobales bacterium DNA region includes the following protein-coding sequences:
- a CDS encoding nitroreductase family protein → AKGLYDDKPQMQRDEAIRSATFGAASLLYAAEVHGFGSSPMIGFDPVAVASEFSLLPDEIPVMLVAIGRAATNNWPQKSRRPLTEVLSFA